The Piliocolobus tephrosceles isolate RC106 chromosome 4, ASM277652v3, whole genome shotgun sequence genome contains the following window.
GATTTCCCAGCAGAGCAGGATTTCCCAGCAGAGCAGGAGAAAGTGCTGGTTTTCTCTGTCAGGGAAATACCAAGTACAGTAGAGCCAGGGCCACGGGGGAGGTTGGTGGGGTCCAGGCTCACTTGCGTGGCTGCTGGATGTGCTGGGTTCTTGGGGAAGGATGCTTGTCCATGGAGGCATGTGGCTTCTGGTGAGCCACCTGCGCGGCCGCCGGGGGGAAATCTTTGTCACCCTGTCAGGATACACAGAAAGCTCAGGTTGATCAACAAGAAGCATGGGGTTCGTGGATGAGGAAGCCCCAGGCCAGTGCCCACCAGCGTTTCTGCAGGATGCATGGGGTTCATGGGTGAGGCGGTCCCCAGGCCAGCACCCAACAGCATCTCTGCAGGAAGCAGTGGGTTTGTATGTGAGAAAGCCCCAGGTCAGCGCCCACCAGAGTCCCTGCGGAAAGCAGGGAGTTTGTATGTGAGGAGGCACCAGGCCAGCACCCAACAGCATCTCTGCAGGAAGCATGGGATTCATGTGTGAGGAAGCCTCAGGCCAGCACCCACCAACGACCTTGCAGGAAGCATGGGGTTCGTGTATGAGGAAACCCCAGGCCAGCGCCCACAAGTGTCTGTGCAGGGAGGGCATGGACTGTGAATGGGTAAAGGAAGGTAGAAGCCTGTCCCCTGTGGGTGGTGGGGGGCCCAGGCCATCAGAACCGGGGAATGGCAGGTGGCACTGAGGCCCACACACTGGCAGGACTGCAGGAATGCTTACCGGCTCTGCCCCATGCCGTGAGACACAGGAACACGCGACTCCCACAGAACTGACTTGGATGCTGGAGGCTTTCTTCTGCTACATTTGTATGTGTGACTATTTACATTGGGGGCAGGACAGAACCAAATCCAGGATCTGAAGTTCagatgtgccaccacagctgtgAGCCAGGCCTGGGGCGCTGGCCGGGAAGGAAATGCACAGGGCGCCTACGAGACAGAGCCAGGTTCGGCCTGCCCAGTCTCATGAGGGACCCGCTATTTTCCAGAGGGATCAATGGGCTTCTGTGCCAACTGTGGGTGTGGCCAGAGTGGGGCCCACACGAGCAGGCTGGAGCCACATTTCTCTGGCTGGCAGGTTGGCTGGCTGTGGtcacagttccaccaacagtgggCTGTCCCCAACACTGGCACTTTCTTCAGGCATCCTCTGATGAGAAAGTGAATGTCCTGAGAACAGCAGCCCTGTGGATGGCAATACTGTGGGGGTTCGCTGGCGGGGGTTCGCTGACGGGTTTACTGGTGGGAGGCCTGTGCTTAAGTCACCATGTTGGGTCTCACCAAAGGGCGGCTCTGGAAAGGTAAAGGATGTGACCCAAACTGTGAGTCTGGCCTGGGGTCTGCAGAAGCACCCTCTGGGGAAATGCGGCAACCAAGAGAGCCATGGCCACAGATGAGATGAGCAGTGGTGCTGGGTTATTCCAGGTAGAGTTTAATAAAACCAGAAGGAACCGGGAGACTCCATGCTGCCATGCAAAGGCCTCAAACCCACTGCAGACGCTCCCAGACTTACCCGGGCAATGACCCCAGAGATGAACACAGTGGGTTTAGGTGGACTGGAAAACAAGAAGGGAAAAGGCAGATTTAACAAAACAGTCCAAAAAAGGGGAcacagtggcagagccaggctggagggcgTGGAGGCGGAATGGGGAGCGAACCTCTTCCTCTGCATTATTTGTTGTAATGACCACACTACAGGGCTCGGGAGCCTCCTTCTCCTGAGGCTAGTTCAGCTCCAagtatgagagagaaagagactgcaGCCAACTGCAAGTGAATTACCTACAAGCACTTtctatttgtgctttttttagagacagggtctctgtcgcccaggctgaaatgcagagccacgatcatagctcacagcagcctccactcctagactcaagtgatcctcctgcctcagtctcccgagtagctgggacaacaggcgtgcaTCATCACACCCGGCTCATTGTTTAATCTTTGcggaggcagggtcttgctatgttgcccaaactagtcttgaactcctggtctcaagccaaccttccaccttggcctcccaacgtgctgggattacaggcatgagccaccgtgcccagcctatttttgttttttggttaaaTCAACACATTTTAACTGTGGGCAAGCCCAATTCTTTTGATTTAATGAGATCATGAAACAGGCGCTTCGCTAAAGCAGGGGAGAAGTAGCTTTACATGGCGTGGACTTGGAGACTTTCTCACTGCCTCCTCAACCCTGGGCTTCCCCTTCCAGCATCCTCACAGGGGAGATTCCAGAGCCAACACAAACCTCCCATCCCCCATCAATCCCCGAGCATTACAAATATAAGGTCCTTGGGAAACTTGTCACCTCTTGACATGTTAACTCACACTGAGCTCACCCAAACCGTGGAGTATCCTCTGAGGGAATGGATACAGTACCAAAGCAATAGAGCTCAGTGTGAAAAAACAGACAAGCCCAAACAGGCTCAAATCACCAGCAGGTCTACCACCTGAAAACACGCGCTGTTAACACGGCGctatccttccttttcttctatgGATAGATGTACGTGCTTGTCTTCTTATTAAcctttttcttacaaaaatagtCATACTGTTTTGTAATCTGCCTTCTGAACTAAGACTATGGTAAGCATCTCTCCATGTAATTATATACTCttctgtacatttatttttgatGGCTATGTGtgccataatttaaaaacatcagGACACAGTTTAAGGTAGTGGACAAGGTGTGTGCACTTCCAAAATGCCTCCACCAAAGTACAGGCACCACTCTTAGGTACAGGCACCCAAAATGCCTCCACTCTTAGGTACAGGCACCCAAGAACAGGAGGTGAATACAAAGGCAGCCCAGCTGGGACAGCACGATCGATCTGGAACACTCATGGAGGTGGGTGGAGAGGAAGCATCTCCCTCTTGGCTCAGTTTTGCTTAAGGCCAGCCCTGCTGGGCAGAGGGGGTAGAATTTATCCCTTGAGCTCCCCAGCCTGTCGCTTCCCAGCTCTACTTCTCCTCTGCTGCTGGTAGTCTTTTTAAGGAATCCACTTGTCTTAGCGTTGTTTTGCTGCAGGCAAAAGTCCCAGCACTCAGCACCCAGAAAGTTCACTGACTATTTACTTCCCCAAAGAGTTTACCAAAAACACCTGAAATTCCCCCAAGTAATTTCTGTTACTTCGTGAGATTAAGAAATTTCAAGTTTTACGAAGCAGCACAGAGATACCCCATACATGACCTTGGTTTTATTTAGTGTTTGTTGTATGGTTACCAAGGTTGgattctcttccccttcctttaCGTGTATGATTTAGCTATAGGATTAATAGCCGGCCAGAGATGAGTAAGCTCAGCTCAAGTTTAAGTCCCGCCACGTGGTGTAACTGAATTCATTTCGATTCTTAAAACACACCCTGCTGTGGTGCCTGATGCCTTCCAGGGATTCAGGCCAAGGAGTCTGCATCCAAAGCTCAGGAACTGTGGTCTGAAttctaacattttataaaagattTGGAAAGGAATACAGAAATGGCAGCACAAAGTTTCTTAAAGTCCTTTGGAATGTTCTTTTAAACATCTATGAACAGCCTGAAGCAGGGATGGCCCCACTCTGGTAGCAAATCATATACTATCATCTTCAACAAGGCACAGCCGTCTTTCCACAGCAGGAGTGCACAGTGGCTTTCACTGTCTCCATGTCTTACTTGCTTTTTAATCTGTCGAGGCTCTGAAAGGCGGAAATACAGGAGATCACCCCACTCCAGAAACTTGATAAAAATGTCATCCAGAGAGAGTCAATCTAGTAAGAATTCATGCATAATAAAGGGAATTAGCTTCCCCATCAAACTGAGCCCTAAAAGGTGGCTGAGGAAGCTTGAgtaattatgtacatatataggtAAACACCCtcccctctacacacacacacacacacacacacacacacacgtacctTGTTTTATGGCATCAGCTTATTGCAGTTCACAGGTAATGTGTTTCTTTAggaattgaaggtttgtggcaagtCTGCATAAGCAAGTCTATGGGCATCCATCTTCGTTATTATTAtgtctgttatggtgatctgcggtcattgatctttgatgttactattgtaattattttggggcACCATGAACTGTGCCCATATAAGATGGTAAACTTAATCAACACTTGTCGCATGTGTTCTGACAGTTCTACTGACCAGCcattccctgtctctctccttctcttcaggCCTTCCTACTCCCTGAGACatagcaatattgaaattagggcAACTAGCAACTCTACAATTGTCTACAATGGCCTagaagtgttcaagtgaaaggaagagtcacatgtctgtcactttcaatcaaaagctagaaatgaccATGCTTAGTGAGGAAGACAAGTTGGAGGAAGCTCAGACAGGCTGGTCTCTTctaccaaacagccaagttgtgaatgcaaaggaagagttcttggagaaaattaaaaatgctactccAGTGAGCACTGGCGTGAGTGACAAGGAAGTAAAAGGGCATTATtgttgatatggagaaagttcgagtggtctggatagaagacaagccacaacattcccttaagccaaagtctaatcTAGAGCGAGGCCctaactccttcagttctgtgaaggctaagagaggtgaggaagctgcagaagaaaagctggaaactagcagagattggttcatgaagtttaaggaaagaagccatctctagAAGacaaaagtgcaaggtgaagtagCAACTGCTGATgaagaagctgcagcaaattctctagaagatctagctaagatcattgatgaaagtggctacactaaacaacagattttcaatgttgACAAAACAGCCTTTTATTGGAAAAAGATGtaatctaggactttcatagctagagaggggAAGTCAATGACTGGTTTCAAAGCTTCCAAGGACAGCTGACTCTTATTAGGAACTAATGCAGCTGATGACTTTAATTTGAagtcaatgctcatttaccattccaaacaTCCTAGGGCCCTTGGGAATTACGTAAAATCTACTGTGTGTGTGCTCTATACATGGGATGACAGAGCCTGGATGGCGGCACATCAGTTTACATCAAGGTTTACTGCTTATTTTacgc
Protein-coding sequences here:
- the DAP gene encoding death-associated protein 1, whose protein sequence is MSSPPEGKLETKAGHPPAVKAGGMRIVQKHPHTGDTKEEKDKDDQEWESPSPPKPTVFISGVIARGDKDFPPAAAQVAHQKPHASMDKHPSPRTQHIQQPRK